One genomic window of Triplophysa rosa linkage group LG11, Trosa_1v2, whole genome shotgun sequence includes the following:
- the LOC130561780 gene encoding growth arrest-specific protein 7-like: MQSVDSCSAPAEEVKSVSLPAIWKSYRSPEGRKYYVNTSTNETTWERPCDSTTTFRITSHRNSVHGRHALGATGNVLEHPDVFKRKTSMNNQVQSIYTYSTVIVSMYLKEHTSHSNIPLLLRFR; the protein is encoded by the exons ATG CAGTCAGTAGACTCCTGTTCTGCTCCAGCAGAGGAAGTAAAGAGTGTCTCTCTTCCTGCGATCTGGAAAAGCTACAGGTCACCTGAGGGAAGGAAATACTATGTCAACACCAGCACTAATG AGACAACATGGGAACGGCCGTGCGATTCCACCACCACATTTAGAATCACCAGTCACAGAAACTCAG TTCATGGGCGTCATGCTCTTGGAGCCACTGGAAACGTACTGGAGCATCCAGATGTGTTCAAGAGGAAAACCAGCATGAACAACCAGGTGCAGTCCATCTACACTTACAGTACCGTGATTGTGTCTATGTACTTGAAAGAGCATACAAGCCATTCCAACATTCCATTGTTACTCAGATTCAGATAA